In Myxococcus stipitatus, a single window of DNA contains:
- a CDS encoding helix-turn-helix domain-containing protein, protein MHLGATLRLLRVDAGVSLRDMARRIGVSSAYLSRVEHGVDAPPTAERLAAIARELDVPPALLMDVANRVNPYVADYLEAVPGAGTLLLEMARRRLSGGQLARVRAFLDEEFPVRGEPVDAGVPALAPLLSPERIVLQLSYEDREDLLDLVAGRLASAVPGGDAKVLAEALRQCADESSFTVGGEVAVLHAAVPDVEPVAALVTLARGLKVETPDDRPPRVLVAAVDGARGRARLVRMAHVARLAARGLSERLSEARQPAQVLAVLEELEALR, encoded by the coding sequence ATGCACCTGGGCGCGACCCTGAGGTTGTTGCGGGTGGACGCGGGGGTGTCCCTGAGGGACATGGCCCGCCGTATCGGCGTGTCGAGCGCGTACCTGAGCCGCGTGGAGCACGGCGTGGACGCGCCGCCCACCGCGGAGCGGCTGGCGGCCATCGCCCGTGAGCTGGATGTGCCTCCCGCGCTGCTGATGGACGTGGCCAACCGGGTGAACCCCTACGTGGCGGACTACCTGGAGGCCGTGCCGGGCGCGGGGACGCTGCTCCTGGAGATGGCGCGGCGGCGCCTTTCCGGGGGGCAGCTGGCCCGCGTGAGGGCCTTCCTCGACGAGGAGTTCCCCGTGCGTGGCGAGCCCGTCGACGCCGGGGTGCCGGCGCTGGCGCCGTTGTTGTCGCCGGAGCGCATCGTGCTCCAGCTCTCCTACGAGGACCGGGAGGACCTCCTGGACCTGGTGGCCGGGAGGCTGGCGTCGGCGGTCCCCGGTGGGGACGCGAAGGTGCTGGCGGAGGCGTTGCGCCAGTGCGCCGACGAGTCCTCGTTCACGGTGGGCGGAGAGGTGGCGGTGCTGCACGCGGCCGTGCCCGACGTGGAGCCGGTGGCCGCGCTGGTGACGCTGGCCCGGGGGCTGAAGGTGGAGACGCCGGACGACCGGCCCCCCAGGGTGCTGGTGGCCGCGGTGGACGGCGCGCGGGGACGGGCCCGGCTGGTGCGCATGGCGCATGTGGCGCGGCTGGCGGCCCGGGGCCTGTCGGAGCGGCTCTCCGAGGCGCGACAGCCCGCCCAGGTCCTCGCCGTCCTCGAGGAGCTGGAAGCGCTGCGCTGA
- a CDS encoding GNAT family N-acetyltransferase: MTDAELNQRLLTNVIAFKHLQRERGLLVHWGRPGLDAFALPGHPADAHFQQAYFTDVGALEAGLPALRDFYRSQGVTSWRVAVTPGQEAGVPILKAAGYHPDNRLPGMGLALADVADAPPRLPLERPETQDALVDLNIRVWGKWDDILTVWKRPPALPVHTLVAREHGAPLACGFALDVGDTAGVYMVVTAPEARGRGLASEVMKGLLSGARERGMAASVLQATEEGRGVYRRLGYRELGDLENWVYRAR, translated from the coding sequence ATGACCGATGCCGAACTGAACCAGCGCCTGCTCACCAACGTCATTGCCTTCAAGCACCTGCAGCGGGAGCGCGGCCTCCTGGTGCACTGGGGCCGTCCGGGACTGGACGCCTTCGCCCTGCCCGGTCACCCCGCCGACGCGCACTTCCAGCAGGCCTACTTCACGGACGTGGGCGCGCTGGAGGCGGGCCTGCCCGCGCTGAGGGACTTCTACCGGAGCCAGGGCGTCACCTCGTGGCGCGTCGCGGTGACGCCGGGCCAGGAGGCGGGGGTCCCCATCCTGAAGGCCGCGGGCTACCACCCGGACAACCGGCTGCCGGGCATGGGCCTGGCCCTGGCCGACGTCGCGGACGCCCCGCCCCGCCTCCCCCTGGAGCGGCCGGAGACCCAGGACGCGTTGGTGGACCTGAACATCCGCGTGTGGGGCAAGTGGGACGACATCCTCACCGTGTGGAAGCGGCCGCCGGCGCTGCCCGTGCACACGCTGGTGGCGCGCGAGCACGGCGCGCCCCTGGCCTGCGGCTTCGCGCTCGACGTGGGAGACACGGCGGGCGTGTACATGGTCGTCACCGCGCCCGAGGCCCGGGGACGCGGCCTCGCCTCGGAGGTGATGAAGGGGCTGCTGTCCGGCGCCCGCGAGCGCGGCATGGCGGCCTCCGTCCTCCAGGCCACCGAGGAGGGCCGTGGCGTGTACCGCCGGCTGGGCTACCGCGAGCTGGGCGACCTGGAGAACTGGGTCTACCGCGCGCGCTGA